In Motilibacter peucedani, one genomic interval encodes:
- a CDS encoding DUF3090 domain-containing protein, whose product MPRQLFEYDPPERFVAGTIGEPGARAFYLQATAFGRTTTVALEKGQVAALADRVEDLLDEVVRRTAGTAAVPAVAPADLDDDGPLELPVTEEFRVGTMALAWDADTEQLVVEAQALVEDDEAAEEPLSDDDSPEGPDLLRVRMSGAAGRAFAKRAKALVASGRPACPFCGLPLDPGGHICPRANGYRR is encoded by the coding sequence GTGCCACGACAGCTGTTCGAGTACGACCCGCCCGAGCGCTTCGTCGCCGGGACCATCGGCGAGCCCGGGGCCCGCGCGTTCTACCTGCAGGCCACCGCCTTCGGCCGCACCACCACGGTGGCGCTGGAGAAGGGGCAGGTGGCCGCGCTCGCCGACCGGGTCGAGGACCTCCTCGACGAGGTCGTCCGGCGCACGGCCGGCACGGCCGCCGTGCCCGCGGTCGCCCCGGCCGACCTCGACGACGACGGCCCGCTCGAGCTCCCCGTCACCGAGGAGTTCCGCGTCGGGACGATGGCCCTGGCCTGGGACGCCGACACCGAGCAGCTGGTCGTCGAGGCGCAGGCGCTGGTCGAGGACGACGAGGCCGCCGAGGAGCCGCTCTCCGACGACGACTCCCCCGAGGGTCCCGACCTGCTCCGCGTGCGGATGTCCGGTGCGGCCGGGCGCGCGTTCGCCAAGCGGGCCAAGGCGCTGGTGGCCTCGGGCCGGCCGGCGTGCCCCTTCTGCGGGCTGCCGCTCGACCCGGGCGGGCACATCTGCCCGCGCGCGAACGGCTACCGGAGATGA
- a CDS encoding histidine phosphatase family protein: MSTVVLVRHGRTTANASGVLAGWSEGVGLDDTGRAQAVATGARLAGVPLAAAVVSPLQRCQETADALLAGREVPRRDDARLGECGYGDWTGKELKVLAKDPLWKVVQDHPSGMRFPGGESLLEVQTRAVTAVRETGAALPDDAVWLAVSHGDVIKAVLADALGMHLDAFQRIVVDPCSVSVVRYTSTRPFVLRMNDAGPDLSWLAPPARKRRSRRSAASSADAVVGGGSGPA; this comes from the coding sequence GTGAGCACCGTGGTCCTGGTCCGGCACGGGCGTACGACGGCCAACGCCTCCGGCGTGCTCGCCGGGTGGAGCGAGGGCGTGGGCCTCGACGACACCGGGCGCGCGCAGGCGGTCGCGACGGGCGCGCGGCTCGCCGGCGTACCCCTCGCCGCCGCGGTCGTCAGCCCGCTGCAGCGCTGCCAGGAGACCGCCGACGCGCTGCTCGCCGGGCGCGAGGTGCCCCGCCGCGACGACGCCCGCCTGGGGGAGTGCGGCTACGGCGACTGGACCGGCAAGGAGCTCAAGGTCCTCGCCAAGGACCCGCTGTGGAAGGTCGTCCAGGACCACCCGAGCGGCATGCGCTTCCCCGGCGGGGAGTCGCTGCTCGAGGTGCAGACCCGTGCGGTCACGGCCGTGCGCGAGACCGGCGCCGCGCTGCCCGACGACGCGGTCTGGCTGGCCGTGTCGCACGGTGACGTCATCAAGGCGGTGCTGGCCGACGCGCTGGGCATGCACCTCGACGCCTTCCAGCGCATCGTCGTCGACCCGTGCTCGGTCTCGGTCGTGCGCTACACCTCGACCCGCCCGTTCGTCTTGCGCATGAACGACGCCGGGCCCGACCTGTCGTGGCTCGCTCCTCCGGCGCGCAAGAGGCGCAGCCGGCGGTCGGCCGCGAGCAGCGCCGACGCCGTCGTCGGCGGCGGGTCCGGACCCGCCTGA
- a CDS encoding undecaprenyl-diphosphate phosphatase → MTDSMNALQAAVLGVVEGLTEFLPVSSTGHLTIVESLLGLKVDDDGVTAFTAVIQVGAILAVILFFRAEIIRMVTAVVRGIRDPEERRSLDFRLAMYVVAGTIPAGIIGLAAQKLVEGPLRSLYIVGASLVIWSGAMWWAEKHGRQERGEAQLTLRDGVVVGLSQVLAVLFPGVSRSGATISTALWLGVDRVAATRLSFFLAIPILLAAGVLELPKALHPAADATQIGAGNLLIGTVVSFAVGYAAVAWLLRFVASNSIAKFVPYRVVVGVVVLVSVAAGWIDAT, encoded by the coding sequence ATGACCGACTCGATGAACGCCCTGCAGGCCGCCGTGCTGGGGGTGGTCGAGGGGCTCACCGAGTTCCTGCCCGTGTCCTCGACCGGCCACCTCACCATCGTCGAGAGCCTGCTCGGGCTGAAGGTCGACGACGACGGCGTGACCGCGTTCACCGCCGTCATCCAGGTCGGCGCCATCCTCGCCGTCATCCTGTTCTTCCGCGCCGAGATCATTCGCATGGTCACGGCCGTCGTGCGCGGGATCCGCGACCCCGAGGAGCGGCGCTCGCTCGACTTCCGGCTGGCGATGTACGTCGTGGCGGGCACCATCCCGGCCGGCATCATCGGCCTGGCCGCGCAGAAGCTGGTCGAGGGCCCGCTGCGCAGCCTCTACATCGTCGGCGCCTCGCTGGTCATCTGGTCCGGTGCGATGTGGTGGGCCGAGAAGCACGGGCGCCAGGAGCGCGGCGAGGCGCAGCTGACCCTGCGCGACGGCGTGGTCGTCGGCCTCTCCCAGGTGCTGGCGGTGCTCTTCCCCGGCGTCTCCCGCTCGGGCGCGACGATCTCGACGGCGCTGTGGCTGGGCGTCGACCGCGTCGCCGCGACCCGGCTCTCGTTCTTCCTGGCCATCCCGATCCTGCTCGCCGCGGGCGTGCTCGAGCTGCCCAAGGCGCTCCACCCCGCCGCCGACGCTACGCAGATCGGCGCCGGCAACCTGCTCATCGGGACGGTGGTGTCCTTCGCCGTCGGCTACGCCGCGGTCGCCTGGCTGCTGCGCTTCGTGGCCTCCAACAGCATCGCGAAGTTCGTGCCCTACCGGGTGGTCGTCGGCGTGGTCGTGCTGGTGTCGGTCGCGGCCGGCTGGATCGACGCGACGTGA
- a CDS encoding aldo/keto reductase translates to MEIRQVGRSGLRVSRLGLGTSTWGREVDELDASDLLRAFRDGGGTLLQTSPDDGAGAAESVVGALLAGAHAGADLVLASRSSAAAGRSRRGLLRGLDASLARLGTGAVDLWLLHGWSDDVPVDEALSAADAAVSSGRAAYVGLSGTTGWQAARAATLQEALHRTPLVAAEAEWSLVARRAEQELVPASTSLGLGVLAGAPLGRGVLTGKYRHGIPSDSRAASSGSGPELESLLHGRARSVTDAVATAADGLGTTPLAVSLGWLLARPGLSAGVVGARTPAQLRTSLAAEAAPELPPAIVSALDDVSAAPRA, encoded by the coding sequence GTGGAGATCCGGCAGGTGGGACGCAGCGGGCTGCGGGTCTCGAGGCTCGGCCTCGGCACCTCGACGTGGGGCCGCGAGGTCGACGAGCTCGACGCCTCCGACCTGCTGCGCGCCTTCCGCGACGGCGGCGGCACCCTGCTGCAGACCTCCCCCGACGACGGCGCCGGCGCGGCCGAGTCGGTCGTGGGTGCGCTGCTCGCCGGCGCGCACGCCGGCGCCGACCTGGTGCTCGCCTCCCGCTCGTCGGCCGCGGCCGGGCGCTCGCGCCGCGGCCTGCTCCGCGGGCTCGACGCCTCGCTCGCCCGGCTCGGCACCGGCGCTGTCGACCTCTGGCTGCTGCACGGCTGGAGCGACGACGTGCCCGTCGACGAGGCGCTCTCGGCGGCCGACGCCGCTGTGAGCAGCGGGCGCGCCGCCTACGTCGGGCTCTCCGGCACCACCGGGTGGCAGGCCGCGCGGGCGGCCACGCTGCAGGAGGCGCTGCACCGCACACCGCTGGTGGCGGCCGAGGCGGAGTGGTCGCTGGTGGCCCGACGGGCCGAGCAGGAGCTGGTGCCGGCCAGCACGTCGCTCGGGCTCGGCGTCCTCGCCGGTGCTCCGCTGGGCCGCGGCGTGCTCACGGGCAAGTACCGCCACGGCATCCCGTCGGACTCGCGGGCCGCGTCGTCGGGCTCGGGCCCCGAGCTCGAGTCGCTGCTGCACGGCCGCGCGCGCTCGGTCACCGACGCGGTCGCGACCGCCGCCGACGGCCTCGGCACCACCCCGCTCGCGGTGTCGCTCGGCTGGCTGCTCGCCCGCCCGGGCCTCAGCGCCGGGGTCGTCGGCGCGCGCACACCGGCCCAGCTGCGTACCTCCCTGGCCGCCGAAGCGGCCCCCGAGCTGCCGCCCGCCATCGTCTCGGCGCTCGACGACGTGTCGGCCGCGCCGCGCGCGTGA
- a CDS encoding primosomal protein: MPAPDAPGSHLPDPTEEDVRTAARAFVTAFDRHLRTVETRSGEADPRVAEAFGELRTAFLDYEDTLYDVYDEVVPFEVVEDDEFDDDEDDDEDELDDELDEDDDEGDEDVEVSDLGDGRR; encoded by the coding sequence GTGCCCGCACCCGACGCCCCTGGCTCGCACCTCCCCGACCCCACCGAGGAGGACGTCCGCACCGCTGCCCGGGCCTTCGTGACCGCCTTCGACCGGCACCTGCGCACGGTCGAGACCCGCTCGGGCGAGGCCGACCCCCGCGTCGCCGAGGCCTTCGGCGAGCTGCGCACCGCCTTCCTCGACTACGAGGACACGCTCTACGACGTCTACGACGAGGTCGTCCCGTTCGAGGTCGTCGAGGACGACGAGTTCGACGACGACGAGGACGACGACGAGGACGAGCTCGACGACGAGCTGGACGAGGACGACGACGAGGGCGACGAGGACGTCGAGGTCAGCGACCTGGGCGACGGGCGCCGCTAG
- a CDS encoding DUF5703 family protein, translated as MREWETRTLSMPRGTTRGDARRFLTEQAEYGHWELARLRLYPDGRRWVELRRRVIRVTRTA; from the coding sequence GTGCGTGAGTGGGAGACCCGGACCTTGTCGATGCCGCGGGGCACGACCCGCGGTGACGCGCGCCGCTTCCTGACCGAGCAGGCGGAGTACGGCCACTGGGAGCTGGCGCGGCTGCGGCTCTACCCCGACGGCCGCCGCTGGGTCGAGCTGCGCCGTCGGGTCATCCGCGTCACCCGCACCGCCTGA
- a CDS encoding GAF and ANTAR domain-containing protein, whose protein sequence is MSEPMAVPSELVAVFARMNGLLISSETVDTALRLVTVLALEAVPGASGVGITLVDRDGTRQTAAATGPDVERADELQYDLDEGPCLAAYRSRTMVRVDDTATDRRWPRWAARAQDIGFGSALSTPLVAGDVVVGVIKVYAAEPGALGDRAAYLLGLFSVQAALLLANVQAYDASERLSEGLKDALRARELGALARGILMSSRGLDEAGAFAELVSMANQEHRPVESVARALVESTARRER, encoded by the coding sequence ATGAGCGAGCCGATGGCGGTGCCCTCCGAGCTGGTCGCCGTCTTCGCGCGCATGAACGGGCTGCTCATCAGCTCCGAGACCGTCGACACCGCGCTGCGGCTGGTGACGGTGCTGGCCCTCGAGGCGGTGCCGGGCGCGTCGGGCGTCGGCATCACGCTCGTCGACCGCGACGGCACCCGCCAGACCGCGGCGGCGACCGGCCCCGACGTCGAGCGGGCTGACGAGCTGCAGTACGACCTGGACGAGGGCCCCTGCCTGGCCGCCTACCGCAGCCGCACGATGGTGCGCGTCGACGACACGGCGACCGACCGACGTTGGCCGCGCTGGGCGGCCCGCGCGCAGGACATCGGTTTCGGGTCGGCGCTCAGCACCCCGCTCGTCGCCGGCGACGTGGTGGTCGGCGTGATCAAGGTCTACGCGGCGGAGCCCGGCGCGCTCGGCGACCGCGCCGCGTACCTGCTCGGGCTCTTCAGCGTGCAGGCGGCGCTGCTGCTCGCCAACGTGCAGGCCTACGACGCGTCGGAGCGGCTGTCCGAGGGCTTGAAGGACGCGCTGCGCGCCCGCGAGCTCGGCGCGCTCGCCCGGGGCATCCTCATGTCCTCGAGAGGGCTCGACGAGGCGGGGGCCTTCGCCGAGCTGGTGTCGATGGCCAACCAGGAGCACCGCCCCGTCGAGAGCGTGGCCCGCGCTCTGGTCGAGTCGACCGCCCGGCGCGAGCGGTGA
- a CDS encoding M20/M25/M40 family metallo-hydrolase has protein sequence MSTEASPSSTRVDPEDEVVELCSELIRIDTSNYGDGSGPGERVAAERVAELLAEVGLDPVMVESEPGRASVVARIEGSDPSRTDALLLHGHLDVVPARAEDWQVDPFSGEVQDGCVWGRGAVDMKDMDAMILAVLRARLREGRRPARPVVVAFLADEEASGHKGAHFVADHHADLLEGCTEAISEVGGFSVHAGGKRFYAIETAEKGLAWMRLRAAGRAGHGSMVATDNAVTELCAAVTRLGQYQWPLRMTKTVRLFLEAVSEETGVAFDPDDPSALLTELGALARIVGATLRNTTNPTVLQAGYKANVIPQEAFAQVDGRFLPGYEDEFFATVDELLGPNVTREFVAHDIAVEVDPGGALWEKMEAALLAEDPGARVVPYCLSGGTDTKSFTPLGITGYGFAPLRMPADLDFSGMFHGVDERVPVDGLQFGVRVLDRLLDSL, from the coding sequence ATGAGCACCGAGGCGAGCCCGTCGAGCACCCGAGTCGACCCCGAGGACGAGGTCGTCGAGCTGTGCTCGGAGCTCATCCGCATCGACACCTCCAACTACGGCGACGGTTCGGGGCCGGGGGAGCGGGTGGCCGCCGAGCGGGTCGCCGAGCTGCTCGCCGAGGTGGGGCTCGACCCGGTGATGGTGGAGAGCGAGCCCGGCCGCGCCAGCGTCGTCGCGCGCATCGAGGGCTCCGACCCGAGTCGCACCGACGCCCTGCTGCTGCACGGCCACCTCGACGTGGTGCCGGCGCGCGCGGAGGACTGGCAGGTCGACCCGTTCTCCGGGGAGGTGCAGGACGGCTGCGTCTGGGGCCGTGGCGCCGTCGACATGAAGGACATGGACGCGATGATCCTGGCCGTGCTGCGCGCCCGGCTGCGCGAGGGCCGCCGGCCCGCGCGGCCGGTCGTCGTCGCGTTCCTCGCCGACGAGGAGGCCAGCGGCCACAAGGGCGCCCACTTCGTCGCCGACCACCACGCCGACCTGCTGGAGGGCTGCACCGAGGCGATCAGCGAGGTCGGCGGCTTCTCCGTCCACGCCGGCGGCAAGCGGTTCTACGCGATCGAGACCGCCGAGAAGGGCCTGGCCTGGATGCGCCTGCGCGCGGCCGGGCGGGCGGGCCACGGCTCCATGGTCGCCACCGACAACGCCGTCACCGAGCTGTGCGCCGCGGTGACCCGCCTGGGCCAGTACCAGTGGCCGCTGCGCATGACCAAGACCGTGCGGCTGTTCCTCGAGGCCGTCAGCGAGGAGACCGGCGTCGCCTTCGACCCCGACGACCCGAGCGCACTGCTCACCGAGCTCGGCGCGCTCGCGCGCATCGTCGGCGCGACGCTGCGCAACACCACCAACCCGACCGTGCTCCAGGCCGGCTACAAGGCCAACGTCATCCCGCAGGAGGCCTTCGCGCAGGTCGACGGCCGCTTCCTCCCCGGCTACGAGGACGAGTTCTTCGCCACCGTCGACGAGCTGCTCGGCCCGAACGTCACGCGCGAGTTCGTCGCCCACGACATCGCCGTCGAGGTCGACCCCGGCGGCGCGCTCTGGGAGAAGATGGAGGCCGCGCTGCTCGCCGAGGACCCCGGCGCCCGCGTCGTCCCCTACTGCCTCTCCGGCGGCACCGACACCAAGTCCTTCACGCCGCTGGGCATCACCGGCTACGGCTTCGCCCCGCTGCGGATGCCCGCCGACCTCGACTTCAGCGGCATGTTCCACGGCGTCGACGAGCGGGTGCCGGTCGACGGCCTGCAGTTCGGCGTACGCGTGCTCGACCGCCTGCTCGACAGCCTCTGA
- a CDS encoding cyclic nucleotide-binding domain-containing protein, with translation MTERRGGAVPESRSGARTAARTAGTACWAAVRTTAAAPELAAIQLAWAAVTASVSLATVALTVAAYRQAGAGGVALAVVLRALPSVVTGPLIALWMRRATPYSLMAVAAAAGALAAGASAASVGSLPALVGCGLVMTVAARSFRTAQLAVLPRVTRGLRQLTAANVMCTAVDGLGVLLGPVVAAACIALAGPVAAFVAAAGLLLLGSGRMLVLRLSAGRPADPLPPFEGSRDGPRPSLLLLLRLPVPRLVLGLLLPQAALSGALRVLYAPVSDTLGGGDAAVGLLTSAFGVGGLLASLCMFALAGSSRLGMLVAAGLSLWAVPLVLVSGAPDLPAALVLLAAVGAGNAVFDVASITLLQRGVPDPLLGNAFALRQTLSVLASCAGAAVAAPVADAAGTRWALVALALPVCLLVLVVLPGLHRLDRTLGGPAGGVALLRALPAFELLPGPELERLALRLRRQDAGEGEVVVRQGEAGSSYWVVEAGTLSVLVDGAEVGRLGPGDAFGEIALLRDVPRTASVVARSDVVLQALEREDFLAAMASPAVLATWDAVVDARLDRAAPAARQGDERA, from the coding sequence ATGACGGAGCGCCGGGGCGGAGCGGTGCCGGAGAGCCGCAGCGGGGCCCGGACCGCCGCGCGGACGGCCGGAACCGCCTGCTGGGCGGCGGTGCGCACGACGGCGGCGGCGCCCGAGCTCGCCGCGATCCAGCTCGCCTGGGCGGCGGTCACCGCGTCGGTGTCCCTCGCGACCGTCGCGCTGACGGTCGCGGCGTACCGGCAGGCCGGCGCAGGCGGTGTCGCCCTCGCCGTGGTGCTGCGCGCCCTGCCCAGCGTCGTGACCGGGCCGCTGATCGCCCTGTGGATGCGGCGGGCCACGCCCTACTCGCTCATGGCGGTGGCCGCGGCGGCGGGTGCGCTCGCCGCCGGCGCGAGTGCGGCGTCCGTCGGTTCGCTCCCGGCGCTCGTGGGCTGCGGGCTCGTCATGACCGTGGCGGCCCGCAGCTTCCGGACGGCCCAGCTGGCGGTCCTTCCCCGCGTCACCCGCGGGCTGCGGCAGCTCACCGCTGCCAACGTGATGTGCACGGCGGTCGACGGGCTGGGCGTGCTGCTCGGACCGGTGGTCGCGGCCGCCTGCATCGCGCTCGCCGGCCCGGTCGCCGCCTTCGTCGCCGCAGCTGGCCTGCTCCTGCTCGGCTCGGGCCGGATGCTGGTGCTCCGGCTGTCCGCCGGCCGTCCCGCAGACCCCCTCCCGCCGTTCGAGGGGTCCCGCGACGGTCCCCGCCCGTCGCTGCTCCTCCTGCTCCGGCTCCCGGTTCCCCGTCTGGTGCTCGGGCTGCTCCTGCCGCAGGCTGCGCTGTCCGGCGCGCTGCGGGTACTCTACGCGCCGGTGTCGGACACCCTCGGCGGGGGCGACGCCGCTGTGGGACTGCTGACCTCGGCGTTCGGGGTCGGCGGGCTGCTCGCCTCGCTCTGCATGTTCGCGCTGGCCGGGTCGTCACGGCTCGGCATGCTCGTGGCGGCGGGCCTGTCGCTGTGGGCCGTGCCCCTCGTCCTGGTCAGCGGCGCGCCGGACCTGCCGGCCGCGCTGGTCCTGCTCGCCGCGGTCGGCGCCGGCAACGCGGTCTTCGACGTCGCGAGCATCACGCTGCTGCAGCGCGGTGTGCCCGACCCCTTGCTGGGCAACGCCTTCGCGCTGCGTCAGACCCTGTCGGTGCTCGCATCGTGCGCCGGTGCCGCCGTGGCGGCTCCCGTCGCCGACGCCGCAGGCACGCGGTGGGCCCTGGTCGCGCTGGCACTGCCGGTGTGCCTGCTCGTCCTGGTCGTCCTGCCCGGCCTGCACCGCCTCGACCGCACGCTGGGCGGCCCGGCCGGTGGGGTGGCGCTGCTGCGCGCGCTCCCGGCGTTCGAGCTCCTGCCGGGACCCGAGCTGGAACGGCTCGCGCTGCGGCTGCGACGCCAGGACGCCGGAGAGGGCGAGGTCGTGGTCCGCCAGGGCGAGGCCGGCAGCTCCTACTGGGTCGTCGAGGCCGGCACCCTGTCGGTGCTGGTCGACGGTGCGGAGGTCGGGCGCCTGGGACCCGGCGACGCGTTCGGGGAGATCGCGCTGCTCCGCGACGTGCCGCGCACGGCGAGCGTCGTCGCTCGCAGCGACGTGGTGCTGCAGGCGCTGGAGCGCGAGGACTTCCTGGCGGCGATGGCCTCTCCCGCAGTGCTGGCCACCTGGGACGCCGTCGTGGACGCCCGGCTCGACCGGGCCGCGCCCGCGGCCCGGCAGGGCGACGAGCGGGCGTAG
- a CDS encoding MFS transporter, with amino-acid sequence MTTTDDRRWLVLGVCCMSLLLVSLDVTIVNVALPAVSRDFHAPLSGLQWIVDAYTLVLAMLLMLSGSLGDRLGRKRVFRTGLVLFTAGSLLCSLAPALWALVLFRMVQAVGGSMLNPVAMAILVNTFRDPRERARAIGVWGGVVGVSMALGPLVGGALVDSLGWRAVFWVNVPIGILALVLTNLVVPESRAARARALDPTGQALVVVFLGSLTYAIIEAPERGWTSPGSLGLYAVAAAALVALLVVELRLSEPLLELRFFRSVPFTAATVTAVAAFAVLGTFLFVNTLYLQQVRGCSPVEAGLRTLPMALVAGVCAPLSGRLVASRGPRVPLVLAGVATVAGSALLLRLSPQTSTGHLLLAYALVGLGFGLVNAPITNTATSGMPRSQAGVAAAVASTSRQVGASLGVAVSGSLVAGTSGAAFARASHAVWGVTAGCGVVVAVLGVLATGPGALRTAARVSAGFEEEGSRELADA; translated from the coding sequence GTGACTACAACGGATGACCGGCGCTGGCTGGTGCTCGGCGTCTGCTGCATGAGCCTGCTGCTGGTGAGCCTCGACGTGACGATCGTCAACGTCGCGCTGCCCGCCGTCAGCCGCGACTTCCACGCACCACTCAGTGGCCTGCAGTGGATCGTCGACGCCTACACGCTCGTGCTGGCGATGCTGCTGATGCTCTCGGGCTCGCTCGGCGACCGCCTCGGCAGGAAGCGGGTCTTCCGCACGGGGCTCGTCCTCTTCACCGCGGGGTCGCTGCTCTGCAGCCTGGCGCCGGCGCTCTGGGCACTGGTGCTGTTCCGCATGGTGCAGGCGGTGGGCGGCTCGATGCTGAACCCGGTGGCCATGGCGATCCTCGTCAACACCTTCCGCGACCCGCGCGAGCGCGCTCGCGCCATCGGCGTCTGGGGCGGTGTCGTCGGGGTCAGCATGGCGCTCGGCCCGCTGGTCGGCGGAGCGCTCGTCGACTCGCTCGGGTGGCGCGCGGTCTTCTGGGTCAACGTGCCCATCGGCATCCTCGCCCTCGTGCTGACGAACCTGGTCGTCCCGGAGTCGCGCGCCGCACGCGCCCGGGCCCTGGACCCGACGGGCCAGGCCCTGGTCGTCGTGTTCCTGGGGTCGTTGACCTACGCGATCATCGAGGCGCCCGAGCGCGGGTGGACCTCACCGGGCAGCCTCGGGCTCTACGCCGTCGCGGCAGCCGCACTGGTCGCGCTGCTGGTCGTCGAGCTGCGCCTGAGCGAACCCTTGCTGGAGCTGCGGTTCTTCCGCTCGGTGCCGTTCACCGCGGCGACGGTCACCGCGGTCGCGGCGTTCGCCGTCCTCGGCACCTTCCTGTTCGTCAACACCCTCTACCTGCAGCAGGTACGCGGCTGCTCCCCCGTCGAGGCCGGCCTCCGCACGCTGCCCATGGCGCTGGTCGCCGGGGTCTGCGCCCCGCTCTCCGGGCGGCTGGTCGCGAGCCGCGGCCCACGCGTACCCCTCGTGCTCGCCGGCGTCGCGACCGTCGCGGGATCGGCGCTGCTGCTGCGGCTCTCGCCGCAGACCTCGACAGGCCACTTGCTGCTGGCGTACGCACTGGTGGGCCTCGGCTTCGGGCTCGTGAACGCGCCGATCACCAACACCGCCACCTCGGGGATGCCGCGCTCGCAGGCCGGCGTGGCCGCGGCGGTCGCCTCGACCAGTCGGCAGGTGGGGGCGTCGCTCGGCGTCGCGGTCAGCGGGTCGCTCGTGGCGGGCACGTCGGGCGCGGCCTTCGCGCGGGCGAGCCACGCCGTCTGGGGCGTCACCGCCGGCTGCGGAGTCGTGGTCGCGGTGCTGGGCGTGCTGGCCACCGGACCGGGCGCGCTGCGCACTGCCGCCCGCGTCAGCGCCGGTTTCGAGGAGGAGGGGTCGCGTGAGCTCGCCGACGCCTGA
- a CDS encoding MarR family winged helix-turn-helix transcriptional regulator: MSSPTPEQVWAQLQGFVEAYAARRQLREHLGLALGTGRGRIKLLMLLEDGPRAHSELAEALQVDRPYTTVIVNSLEALGLVERTADPADRRRKLVALTDKGTETLAEARAVIGAAPPPLQQLTATELTELAALLTRLDPPADRAAAQG, from the coding sequence GTGAGCTCGCCGACGCCTGAGCAGGTGTGGGCCCAGCTGCAGGGGTTCGTCGAGGCGTACGCGGCGCGCCGCCAGCTCCGCGAGCACCTCGGGCTCGCGCTGGGCACCGGGCGTGGCCGGATCAAGCTGCTCATGCTGCTCGAGGACGGCCCGCGGGCCCACAGCGAGCTGGCCGAGGCGCTCCAGGTGGACCGGCCCTACACCACGGTCATCGTCAACTCGCTGGAGGCGCTCGGCCTCGTCGAGCGGACGGCCGACCCGGCCGACCGCCGGCGCAAGCTCGTCGCCCTCACCGACAAGGGCACCGAGACCCTGGCCGAGGCACGGGCGGTCATCGGCGCCGCGCCTCCCCCGCTGCAGCAGCTGACCGCGACCGAGCTCACCGAGCTGGCCGCCCTGCTGACGAGGTTGGACCCCCCTGCAGACCGGGCCGCCGCTCAGGGCTGA
- a CDS encoding ethanolamine ammonia-lyase light chain EutC — protein MTGDELFGARELESLAAVRARVAGVTPARLLVGRAGTSYSTRTLLTLRADHAAARDAVTAPLDLEDGPLAAALRDVGALVVSSRARTLQEHLRRPDLGRLLDEDDRGLVRDRCPADVDLQVVVGDGLSAAAVAVHVPVVLPALLAAARDAGWSVGLPVLVRRCRVGVLNDVGEVLRPRAAVLLVGERPGLAYAESLSAYVAWRPGPGQTDADRVVLSGISAGHRQGLPAHRAAEAVLAAVASRLSPERRPGLQGGPTSSAGRPAR, from the coding sequence ATGACGGGCGACGAGCTCTTCGGGGCGCGCGAGCTGGAGTCGTTGGCCGCGGTGCGCGCCCGGGTCGCCGGTGTCACGCCGGCGAGGCTGCTCGTCGGCCGGGCCGGCACGTCCTACTCCACGCGTACGCTGCTCACCCTCCGCGCCGACCACGCCGCCGCTCGGGACGCCGTCACCGCGCCGCTCGACCTCGAGGACGGGCCGCTGGCCGCAGCCCTGCGCGACGTCGGCGCGCTCGTGGTCTCCTCGCGCGCCCGCACGCTGCAGGAGCACCTTCGCCGTCCCGACCTCGGGCGCCTGCTCGACGAGGACGACCGCGGGCTGGTCCGCGACCGGTGCCCCGCCGACGTCGACCTGCAGGTGGTCGTGGGCGACGGGCTGTCGGCCGCGGCCGTGGCGGTGCACGTGCCCGTCGTCCTGCCGGCGCTGCTGGCCGCTGCGCGTGACGCCGGCTGGTCGGTGGGTCTGCCGGTCCTGGTGCGCAGGTGCCGGGTGGGCGTGCTCAACGACGTGGGCGAGGTGCTGCGCCCGCGCGCGGCGGTGCTGCTGGTGGGGGAGCGGCCAGGTCTCGCCTACGCCGAGAGCCTGTCCGCCTACGTCGCCTGGCGTCCCGGGCCCGGGCAGACCGACGCCGACCGGGTGGTGCTCTCCGGCATCAGCGCGGGCCACCGGCAGGGCCTCCCCGCGCACCGGGCCGCGGAAGCCGTCCTGGCCGCCGTCGCCTCGCGGCTCAGCCCTGAGCGGCGGCCCGGTCTGCAGGGGGGTCCAACCTCGTCAGCAGGGCGGCCAGCTCGGTGA